The genomic window TGATGCAGTTTATCAATTGGTGAATGGAATGTTTTCCATAGAAGATAGATCCATGCTTAAATTGGATAGCAACCCTGCATTGTTTGGCGAAGCTCCGCTGGCCTTAAATGACTTTACGGTTCTCAAGAGAGATAATTCCTCTATGATTACAATACGTACTTTTGTAAACGGCGAGTTTCTAAATTCATATTGGGCTGACGGACTGATTGTTTCTACACCAACCGGATCTACAGGGTATTCATTATCCTGCGGTGGCCCCATAGTCTTTCCGGATTCTAATAATTTCATCATAACTCCGGTGGCGCCACATAATCTGAATGTAAGACCAGTCGTTTTGCCGGATCATTACGTTCTTTCTTTTGAGATTGAAGGCAGGGCAGATAGTTTCCTGTGTACGATGGACTCGAGGTTTGAAGTAATTACCTCAGACTATCAACTTGCAGTGAGAAAGTGTGATTATTCCTTTAAACTGGTACATCTTTTGCCATCGAGTTTTTTGAAGACTATCCATGAAAAACTAAACTGGGGATTGGACCAGAGAAACTAAAAAGCGTGAGATGAATTTCGTTATAAATATAGATAATCTCATTTGTAAGGTTGATTTAGACCGTGGGCATGATATTTCCATCCCTCTGCATCCGGGGATACGCCAAGTAAACTGCTTTTACGCTCCATTATACCAACATGAGCCGGTCAAAATGGGAAATTTTATAGGCAGTATAGAATCCGGATCTCCGGTTAATTTTTACAATGTCAAATTAAATCCACACGGAAACGGTACGCACACGGAAAGTAGTGCACACATTTCCAGTGAAGGATTATCTGTCAATCAAGTTTTGACTAAATATTTGTTTGTTGCAGAATTGTTGTCCGTTTATCCTACGCGTAGAGAAAATGGAGATCTTGTAATTGAAGCTGCTACAATTGCAGCATTGTGGCAGAATAGTGGAGTAAAAGCGCTTATAGTAAGGACGCTCCCGAATGATGATTCGAAAATAACGAGACAATATTCAGGTACTAATCCGCCGTATTTTTCTCCGGAAGCCATTGACCTGATCGTAGAGAATGGTATACAACATTTATTGGTAGATCTACCTTCTGTAGACAAAGAAGAGGATCAGGGGCTCCTCGCTTCGCATAAATCGTTTTGGAAAGGTGACAGGTCGAGACATTGTACAATAACCGAGCTGATATATGTAAAAAATGAGATAACAGATGGATTTTATCTTCTCAATTTGCAACTGGCGCCGATTGAACTCGACGCATCGCCATCCAGGCCGGTTATTTATCCGTTGAATCTGGTATAATGAAAACAATACATGCTTCGGATCTTATTGTGAGTTTCAGACGATTGCCGGATAACGCATTTTTTGATCATATTATATTTTACAAAAAAAATTTTAGAAAGATACAGGACCTCGAGTTTGAAGAATACGCGGAGATCAAATTTTCATTTGTGAAAGCGATGTTTTATGTCGAAAATTATTTTACTTTCGAAAAGCAAAGTGAGCAGCTGTTGTATGAAATTATCAATCATGATCATTTTCATCAAACATTGCGACACATTTATGAAAAACTGATTTATTTGAGGGCGACCTATTATGTACAGCAACAGGAGAGTTCATCATCACTGCATCATTTCAGAGAATTATATAAATTGAATACTTCCAATCCTAAATATAGAAAGCTATTATTTCATCAATTGTTTCTACAAAATCTCAAATCCTATGCCAACTGGTTTACGGTGGTTGTTTTATTATTGATTTGCACCTTGGGTATAATATTCATACAAAATTTTGTTATTCATCCATTTTTTCATAGAGCGGAATCCGTTTGGAATATGGCAAGAAACCTATGTTTTCTGGGCAGTTTAGTAATGTATTTAGCGATCAATGCAATCGCTGGCGTCAAAGCAAAATCAGAAATGAAAGCGATCTCAAATAAAAACAAACAGCTCAGAAATGAATTGAATTAAGTTTCCATTAACGCCCTCATTTATCAATTTGCAGACGAAATGAAAGAATAGGAATATATCTTTGCAAAACTTGTATCGAAGAATTCTTATCGGCAAAACATGAAATCCGATGTTCTAATAATCCAAGAACAATTTAATAAAAAGTAAATATCAAATACATTCAGATGAAAAATCTGTGGATATACAACAGCTTGACAAGACAGAAAGAAGAATTTGTGCCTTTACAACAAGGTTATGCAGGAATGTATGTCTGTGGGCCTACTGTGTACAATGATGTTCACCTTGGCAACTGTCGAACTTACGTTTCATTTGATATCATACATCGGTATTTCCGGTATCTGGGATATAAAGTCAGATATGTGAGAAATATCACTGACGTAGGGCACTTATTGGATGATGGTGAGGATAGAATGTTAAAAGGGGCAAGACTGGAGAAACTGGAACCCATGGAAGTTGCACACAAATATTCTTTGGGTTTTAATGAAATGATGAGGATTTTCAATACGCTTCCACCTACGATAGAACCACTGGCATCCGGTCATATCATAGAACAGATAGAAATGATCAATGCAATCTTGGATCGAGGATATGCATATGTCAAAAATGGTTCAGTCTATTTTGATACGATCCAATTTATTCAGGATAAAAATCCTTATGGTCAGCTAAGTGGAAGGGTTGTTGAAGAGTTGATGGCAGAAAGCCGATCGGATTTAAAGAACCAAGACGAAAAAAATCACCCTTCAGATTTTGCTATCTGGATGAAAGCATCAGAGGAACACATCATGAAATGGCCTTCACCATGGTCAGTAGGATTTCCCGGATGGCATCTGGAATGCTCCGCGATGAGTAGAAAATATTTGGGTGAAATTTTTGACATTCATGGTGGGGGAAATGATTTAAAATTTCCTCATCACGAAAATGAAATTGCACAAAGCGTAGGAGCTTGCGGACATGCACCTGTGCGGTATTGGATGCACACGAATATGCTCTTGCTTAATGGCAGGAAAATGTCTAAAAGCGAAGGCAATTCGATCACACCAACTGAATTATTTACCGGCCAAAGCCCATTGATCAGCAAAGCATTCTCACCGATGAGTATCCGGTTTTTTATGCTTCAAGCACATTATCGCAGCACATTGGATATTACCGATGAGGCACTGATTGCAGGAGAAAAAGGATACAAACGCCTCATGGAAGCAATTCTTGCCATGGATCAAATTACAGACGCGTTTGCCGAAGAGGAAGGAGAACTTGACGAGAAAGTGAATCAATCTCTCAACCAATGTTTCGACGACCTCAACGATGATTTCAATGTGCCCAAAGCTCTGGCCTCTGTTTTTGAATTGGTCAGCCTCATTCATTCGGTAAAGGACAGACATATTTCTTCATCCAAGATATCAAAATCCTGCTGGATCGACATGAAAAGCAGGATTAAAAGCCTTGTGTTTGACATATTCGGTTTGCAGGCGGAGAGTCAAGAAGAAAATGGTGGAACAACAGACGGATTGATGAAGCTCATAATCTCTCTGAGAACAGATGCTCGAAACAGAAAAGATTGGGCGTCCTCTGATTTAATTCGAGATTCATTAAAAGAACTCGGCATACAGCTAAAAGACGGTAAAGAAGGCACTGGCTGGACGAGAGATTGAATTGATTTTACCTAAATTTTGTATCGGAAATTCAATTGTGCAGCAAGGTGACTTCAAAATCAAGGCTGTGGGAAAGGTTGGATTCGAAAGAATTATTTTTTATAAACAAGTCATTGGATCTGCACTTGGGTAATTCAATACTGATCAAAATCAAATAGAAGAAAACTCAAGATTACTCAATAAGAGAAAGGGCAATGCCAAGCGAAGTTTTGGTCGGGTACCTCATAATCGATTGAAAACGAGCACTTGATTTTTAATTCGCGAAATCATTCGATCTCATCCTAACCCTTGATTTTATTGCCCAATTGATATGGGCTACCATTCCCTAAAGCAAAATCAAGGTTAAAAAAAAGTATGGCGTAACACGAACATTGAAAGAATGAGTTATTCCGGCTGCCAGAAAACTTTTGGGAAGTTTATGACTTTGTCATTTTCTACTACAACACCTTCGGAACGGAGGAGGTTTTCCATAGCTTTGTCTCCACCAAAATTGTGTCGTCCTGAAAGTTCACCTTTAGCATTTACCACCCGATGTGCGGGGATTCCCATTTTGCTGCCACGTAAGGAGTGAAGAGCATAACCAACCATTCTAGGCGATCCTAGGGAAAGAAATTTTGAGATGGCTGAGTAACTAGTCACCTTTCCGCGCGGAATCATTTTGACAATAGCAAAAACAAGATCGTAATAGCTTTGCTCTTGCAGATAGTTGTGTTTAAAAGAATGGATGGCATCTTCCTCCAATTTTCTCATTTGTTTTTCGTCTTTGGAAGACTTGTCTTTAACACCGCAGAAATGTAAGATTCCATGAATTAACACCCGCAACCACTCTTCTTCTTCCTCAACCTTGAGGTTGGCAGCATTCTCACTGATCCTTTGATAGCTGATGTAAATGTCACCTGCTACCACATCGGGATTATATTGAAAACTGATAATGTCTGTATAATAATCATGCTGCAAGTATTGCCGATTGATTTCCAATAGATCTTCATCATTGCACAAATAATAATGAATTTCACCTGCGGCTTTTCCAAATCCGAAGATTATCGTCTGCATCCAGAGCTTTAGCTTCTTTTGATCCCAAGGCAACTTATAATCATCAGAATGAAAGCTGATTTTTGCTTTTTTAAGGAGAGATTTTTGAGTTGGTGTAAATCGCATAATGAGGATTTTTATCCCGCCCAACCTTCGCGGTCCAAGCTTCTAAAATGGATGGCTTCCGCCAAATGTTCAATTTTGATATCATCACTATCGGCTAAATCAGCGATCGTACGAGCGACTTTCAGGATGCGATCATATGCTCTTGCAGACAATTGAAGGCGTTGCATAGCGGTTTTCAGCAAGGTGATTCCTGCAGCATTTATCTGGCAAATATCTTTGACCATATTAGATCCGATCTGGGCATTATTGTGAATGCCGGGCAGAGATTCATACCTGCTTTCTTGCCTTTGGCGAGCGGTAAGCACTCGCTCACGAATCGATAGGGACGATTCTGCCGGTTTACCATGTTCCATGAGATCATCTGTCGAAACCGGGGTCACTTCAACGTGAAGATCGATCCTGTCTAAAAGTGGACCGCTGATACGGCTCAGATATTTTTTGACCACTCCCGGACCACATACGCACTCTTTTTCTGGATGGTTGTAGTAACCACAGGGACAAGGATTCATGGAAGCGATCAGCATAAAACTGGCAGGATAATCTATCGAGACTTTAGCTCTGGAGATCGTTACTTTTCTTTCTTCCATAGGCTGGCGCAGCACTTCCAGTACGGCGCGTTTGAACTCCGGCAACTCATCCAAAAACAAAACGCCATTGTGAGCTAAAGAAATCTCGCCCGGACTGGGATTGGAGCCTCCACCCACCAGGGCTACGTCACTGACAGTATGATGAGGGGACCGGAAAGGGCGGACAGAGACCAGACCACTTTCGCTTGGTAAAATACCGGCTACGGAATGAATTTTT from Saprospiraceae bacterium includes these protein-coding regions:
- a CDS encoding cyclase family protein, whose product is MNFVINIDNLICKVDLDRGHDISIPLHPGIRQVNCFYAPLYQHEPVKMGNFIGSIESGSPVNFYNVKLNPHGNGTHTESSAHISSEGLSVNQVLTKYLFVAELLSVYPTRRENGDLVIEAATIAALWQNSGVKALIVRTLPNDDSKITRQYSGTNPPYFSPEAIDLIVENGIQHLLVDLPSVDKEEDQGLLASHKSFWKGDRSRHCTITELIYVKNEITDGFYLLNLQLAPIELDASPSRPVIYPLNLV
- a CDS encoding YifB family Mg chelatase-like AAA ATPase — encoded protein: MLIKSYAAAVFGVDARTITVEVNAGGTVALGKINYFMVGLPDNAVKEGYQRIESAIKNEGFQFPRLKLVVNLAPADIRKEGSSYDLPIAIGILAATNQMDSSQLDKYMIMGELSLDGSLRPIKGVLPIAIQARKEKYKGIIIPKVNAREAAIVNQLDVIAVETLKEAVDFLTGAQTIEPLVIDTREEFAYQQTLYAKDFSDVRGQENIKRALEIAAAGGHNVILIGPPGAGKTMLAQRLPSILPPLGLNEALETTKIHSVAGILPSESGLVSVRPFRSPHHTVSDVALVGGGSNPSPGEISLAHNGVLFLDELPEFKRAVLEVLRQPMEERKVTISRAKVSIDYPASFMLIASMNPCPCGYYNHPEKECVCGPGVVKKYLSRISGPLLDRIDLHVEVTPVSTDDLMEHGKPAESSLSIRERVLTARQRQESRYESLPGIHNNAQIGSNMVKDICQINAAGITLLKTAMQRLQLSARAYDRILKVARTIADLADSDDIKIEHLAEAIHFRSLDREGWAG
- a CDS encoding cysteine--tRNA ligase, whose product is MKNLWIYNSLTRQKEEFVPLQQGYAGMYVCGPTVYNDVHLGNCRTYVSFDIIHRYFRYLGYKVRYVRNITDVGHLLDDGEDRMLKGARLEKLEPMEVAHKYSLGFNEMMRIFNTLPPTIEPLASGHIIEQIEMINAILDRGYAYVKNGSVYFDTIQFIQDKNPYGQLSGRVVEELMAESRSDLKNQDEKNHPSDFAIWMKASEEHIMKWPSPWSVGFPGWHLECSAMSRKYLGEIFDIHGGGNDLKFPHHENEIAQSVGACGHAPVRYWMHTNMLLLNGRKMSKSEGNSITPTELFTGQSPLISKAFSPMSIRFFMLQAHYRSTLDITDEALIAGEKGYKRLMEAILAMDQITDAFAEEEGELDEKVNQSLNQCFDDLNDDFNVPKALASVFELVSLIHSVKDRHISSSKISKSCWIDMKSRIKSLVFDIFGLQAESQEENGGTTDGLMKLIISLRTDARNRKDWASSDLIRDSLKELGIQLKDGKEGTGWTRD
- a CDS encoding NAD kinase; translation: MKICIFGQKLNPEDQIHIKSFLTQMRDHRIEYYIYETFYSLLGNDIRKQIDDRLWSSYEDLENIKPQFVISFGGDGTILSTTGLIRDLGIPVLGINMGRLGFLAGIDKKLINDAVYQLVNGMFSIEDRSMLKLDSNPALFGEAPLALNDFTVLKRDNSSMITIRTFVNGEFLNSYWADGLIVSTPTGSTGYSLSCGGPIVFPDSNNFIITPVAPHNLNVRPVVLPDHYVLSFEIEGRADSFLCTMDSRFEVITSDYQLAVRKCDYSFKLVHLLPSSFLKTIHEKLNWGLDQRN
- a CDS encoding MGMT family protein: MQEQSYYDLVFAIVKMIPRGKVTSYSAISKFLSLGSPRMVGYALHSLRGSKMGIPAHRVVNAKGELSGRHNFGGDKAMENLLRSEGVVVENDKVINFPKVFWQPE